Genomic window (Cucumis sativus cultivar 9930 chromosome 2, Cucumber_9930_V3, whole genome shotgun sequence):
ggtttttacCTGATGTCGTAGTTTATAgacataaaaaataagatgattatactttttttagcACGTATGGATAGGACATTCATTGTACCAAAGTTTAAATACAGTCATTGAGTTCTAAAGTTGTGTTACAAGActtgatattaatttaattcgagatgaattttttatcCTATGTATAGATCAATGGGTTAAATCACATTATTGTAACCATAATAACTCGAAAAATAATTGGTACTATGATAACATCCATAATTACTATATAGACAACTTTCACTTCCATGTTAGCTATCCAAAATCATCCACTACATACACGAATCAGGTGAATATGCATCAACTTGAGCATTATCATCACAAGTGGGTCTTCTAGGAAATGAAAAGGTTTCCCATTACTCTAGTTCCCTGAGCACTAGCTTTATGGTCATCGTTGAAATATTAGGTGAAATGCGTGAATTGAGATTGTTTAGCGAACGAGTTAAGTTATTCGTATTGTTAACCTTTTCCAACATTTTTCCTAAATCAATCTATTGTCAACCTTTCAAAGTAGTTGTATGATAGTGTGTGATAGACACACATATGTTTCGTCTAAAAGAGTCGTATCATTACTCAAACTACTACTTATTACTTTTGGATGTATGGCAAATTTAACATCAATAGctaattcttttattgttcAACTTTGTGAAAAATTAGTGGAAgcaattagaaacaaaataaatatatgtttcttttaatctttttttcttggacACTAAAATTTTGGATGGTAAAAAAAACGAAGTctaacttaataaattttaatataatcttTGGAACGTTAATATTTTCTCGCGTTGTAAATATACAAAGTGCCATCAAATAATCatgatataatttgattttatttaagttaatttgttattttcattattgcaTGACATGACAGTTTGGCCGAGTGGTCTAAGGCGCCAGATTTAGGCTCTGGTCCGAAAGGGCGTGGGTTCAAATCCCACAGCTGTcaagttttaaataatataattgtgttttggagaaaaattataaaatgaatgaTGAATTTGTTTCACAACATTAAAAGCTAAAATGAAAACAGCATAATCATATGCACTCTTCCCACGTTgcaatgaaaagagaagagataatttaataataatactaaaacagctccacaaaacaaaaagaaaatagaagaatgaaaaaaatggtttttctccaaaaaaatcatttttttatttacacaCCCCTACCCACTGTATAACCATTACAAATCACatactaaattttatttgcGGTTACAATCACACAAACTATAGAAATGTTTACCAAAATGTAACTTTTATTTGCGGTTACAATCACACAAACTATAGAAATGTTTACCAAAATGCAACTTAGTGACATTGACATAACATCTATAactaaaagttgaaagttcaATCTCTCCCTTCgtaatgtttaatattttataactaaGCTAAAATAGTTAGTTTAGTTCCACAATCCGAAATATTAGTGTACACACTAAACACGTAGAAATGGAAaagtttaacaaaaaaaaatattttgaaagttgaaaacttAGGGATAAAAGTacgtatttattttaataattatatgtgcagacaatttaaaatttttatcatcAGTCCGACCATAATTGAAGCAAATTTTATCAGGCACAAGAACAAGCAGTTAGATTGGAAAGAATGGGGTGTAGTTGTTCTATATCATCACATTATATCATTAAACATACTGTGAATCAAGTACCAATTACAGAGACGGATCCCTCAAGCCATGAAAGAATTAATGAACTGATTTTATATCAACCAAAACTCCAGACAACTCATACACAGCTATATTAATAGTATACCACAGCTATTGCTATCACACATGCTAGTCATTGACAGATTGAATCATACGTTGATGTCTGAGCGCTTTGACCGGCTAGAATTGTTGATCTCCTGGGAGGCTGAAAGAGCAAATTTTGGAAGGCTGTAGTTCTCAGAGGCTGAAAATGGCTGCTGAGGATAAAGCGTTGGAGGTGGAGTAAGATTGCGTTGTGCTGGGAGCGGAGGAAGTGCGTTGTATTTGTATGTTTCGCTGCTGAAACTGCAATCAGTTCAAACATCAGTACAATACGCTAGGGCGGAGTTAATGTATTATATAAGGAAGAGATCTTATGGAATCACATCAGCATTTTGCAATGTGCTTTTACATAGAGGAATTTGCAAATAAGTGATCTAAAAGTCTTCTTTCAGGCCATTTTGATAATTAACCatataatagttttaaaaaatattcatatataaaaacttCTTTCCTTTGTTTGAAGCACCAAGAAACTGCTGAATACAAGTTGAAACTCATGCCCCCTACTAATTGCCCTTCCACTTTCAGaattgtccttttttttcttcttaaatatcCAAGAGTGTTTTGGACGAGCTTACGCGCACTTCAACTAATTTCATGGAACACTTTGACCCACACCATTTGGATGTTAAAACTGgtagaaaattaattcttaaGGTAAGTGACCATCATGGATCGAACCCTTAACTTCTTATCCATTTATTGATACTATATTCTTATCCATTTATTGACACTATATTCTGTGTCAAGAAAGCTCGTAGGAAAATAATTTCCTAGATGGATAGCCACCATAGATTGAACTCTTAACCCATCAACCATTAATTGAGGCTATATTACCCATAAATATGTCCTAAATACTATATTTCGTACCTGagatatatttgtaaactgcagagtggatttttttttttgcaattttgttatatttgtaaataagtttGCTATTTTATAAGGGGATAAAAGATAAATGGATAAACCCAACGAGAATCATACTAACAAATAGTATTTTGGAATTATCTTGCTATTAGATAAACGCCCACTCCCTAACACGAAAGCCTATGatttaaaagaggaaaaacagTTTGCAACTTTCAAGCAAAAAGGGGAAAAGGAAGAAGCATTTTTCTGAAAAGAGTACCTTGGACGACTGTAGGACTGTTCCTCATCACTGATGGTGTCGTCAAGGCGCTGTACAGATTTTGGAACTGGAGAAACGGACCAAGTGATTGCTGCAGGTAAACTATCTGAGAAATATCTTCTCCGGATGAGctggaaaaaacaaaacacattgGATACTATGGGGAGAGAAAGGAGCTGTGATTTACAAGTAAAAGAATAGCaggaaacaagaaaattagGGAAAGGAAAACTGACCGTGCGAAAAAAATTGGTCACAGCTTCCTTGTCATATCTTGCCTCTTTGGCAGCCTATGTAGAGAATATCCACGGTTagataaatgaaattgaaatggtAGAGTAACAATCGCAGCTTCAGAATGTTGTTTTTATCATTACAATCAAAAGGAATTGGGGTGTTATTTTTTACAAGGATATTCGCTAGTCAATTAGCCAAAAGCTCAAAGAGGTTTagatttcattattttacattttcacaCTAGCGAATTCATCTCTCAAATAATGCCAAACTTTTCAACGGCACAAAGTACTGGGTTGCTTCAAAAAGATGGGGGAAATAGGGAAGTATAGAAGACATGAATGAAATGGAAACGTTTGACCATACCATCGGACCAATAAAAGAATTCAAAGCTATTACCCACAATCCAAATAACATATTAGATATAGATTTGGACAAATTTCtgtttcttctaaaaaaacaaagtttattgAGAAATGTGAGGGAGGAATTATAGTTCTTACAGCAAGAAGTCCTCCACCGCCAGGGAAACTTTCAGTTAAAGGGATTTCCTCACTGAAGGAAAGCAGACCCTGCTTCTCAACCCACTGGCGAGCAACATCAACTAGATTACCACTACTTCCTCTCGTACCCTCTTTAGCAGCAATATCCACTTTGTTACCAATAACAATATATGGCACGGGAAGACCACCAGGGCCTCCAGATCCTAAGGGAGCTGAGAATGTCCCAATCGTTGCAATCTCTACTGCCCACTTCTGTAGGCTTGATTTTGTTCTTCTCTGGGAAAGatcatgaacaaaaataacGCCTGTATACACAATTTAAGCATGAActgaaataaaacatatatcttcagaaaaaaaggaagttttAAGGAAAAAGTGTCTAtatagaaaatgtaaaattatcaagaaaaaaagaaagaaaggagagAAGTCAAGCCCCAATCCTAGTcagatatttctttttttctttcttgttcttttggGAAAATGGTATTAAAAGAACTTAAACTGTTAAGTATTAGAAGGGACCTCAAATTTCCCCCAAGAAAGAGCAACAGAGCAATATAAAATACCCAAATGACCTTTCCTTTAatcctttaaattttgaagactCAAATGTTTCTGTCAAgacataaaatctaaaaagaaagctctcaaaaattgaagaacaagCATTCTGCTTTTTCAAAAGGGTGGCCTACAAAAATTGAGGGTTATAGTCACCTGCCAACCAAGGCTGGTAAAGCATGTTCCAAAAATTTCCAGCAAACCAGAAAGTTCTAAAAACTAGCCCTTTGGAATCCAAGTTCATCTTACATAGAGAGCACCGTCAATGCAGACAATGCTAAAAGAAGGTCCTTTTGATAAGGTCAGGGGTGCCTAACACTTTTATGGGTGTGTTCAGTAAAAAATAACTTCTTTGGATACTATTAGTATTTAGTACTTACTAAAGACACACTGAGATTTGAGCTATGTGCTAGCCACAACTCTAGCACCTGTCTGCATTGAAGCCTTAAGGCAcgtagattaaaaaaaatcctgaTCCTAAATACAAACGTggtttttttacttttctttttttttttccagcaCATCAACATATTTACCCACAAGTCCACGACAGACCACTTTCTCTACTATTTCTTCAGAATTCTTCTTCTCCTACTCCAAACTTTCTATTAAGTAATAGCAATTTTGAACATTGTTTACCTTTTAAGTTTTACATGCTATAACCTTTCCTTTGCTATAGATCATTTGATTTCCAGggatgtttattattattattgtgtaTATACTCttctacatatatatttgtgtattttttttatgtatacaATGTgcttcataaattttatgtatttgatAGCCCAACTAATGCCTTAGCAGGCTAAGAAACTTCAGAAATATACCAGACACAAGGataaatcaaccaaaattatCAGTACAGTACATTGCAAATGATTAGTGCCTACTGACATTGTCTAGGCAACATCCTAAAAAAGACACATTCATACAAGTTGAAAGTTTCgtaagtaatatttttaaataaatatgagaAATTGACAGGCACAAAAAGGTCTCACCATTAATCTGAGAATAGAAAAGAGAGCGACAGTCTTTGTAGCGATCATGCCCTGACACATCCCAAAGTTCGACAAAGAAATCTCTCTCGGCATCACCTTTTATGCTACTTGAAGAGCTACCCGCATTTCCATAGGTGATATGCTATTAAAAGTGTAAATAGAAACATTGATAAGTAGTGAACTTCCAAGAATAACTGGTGTCACTAGAGACAGAAAACGAGTCTTACCTTAACTCCAACTGTACAGCCAATAGTttgagaaggagaagaaatggaagaacCGTTTACAATTAGATGAACCAGAGAAGTTTTCCCCACTCctagaaaattattgaaattttatttatccaGAGAAATATGTCCGGAATCTGAGAGTGGACTGAACTAAATAATAGCAAAATAGCAAAACGCTtaacaagtttattatttatttatttattattgttattattttaaatgagaaacATAAATCAGTTACGagcaatataattttttctcagAGAAGCTCCAAACTAAGCACCAGtaatgaaattcaattttatctaGTTTTTTAAAGTCATCAACCAACCACAGGCAACAAACTTTGCTAACATACAGGCATGTATAAATTAGGCATTTATGGCATCCAAGATACAAGCACAGACAGTAATGTTTACTCCTTAGCTCAGAGAATCCCCAATCCAAGCATCAATTATCATCTGTCAGATAATTGTATTTTtgagaaagataaaatttgattacattatgaaaacaaaagatatacatatgtatacatgtacatttttaatgaaaagaatagCTTTCATTGCTAACAAATCAAAAAATACATGAGGacaatacaaaaaagaatacattagaaatatattttatggaAAGAACAAggtatttattttgttatgttttacataAAGATACCCAAGGAGAGGTGTAGCCACACTTCAACCCAAGGTCACTGTGGAAAAATCATGTTATAGTATCCAAATCACAGCAAAAGTAGACTTGGAaaaacttttcattatttatccAATCAATCTTTCTGCCATTCATCTCTCCGTTCCCGTAAAAAGTTGCTTGATatgcttttaattatataagaaaatttggaagGTTAGAATTGTAGGTAAAGGTTGGCAAAGCTAAGGAGATCAAAATAAGTCCTACTTCTCAAGAAAATATCTTCGAGCCTAGAATGTGTTTAGGAATTATCAAACGACAAAGTACCATTTACTAAATCAACTAAGACCTGAAATTAAAACACAAAAGCTAACCTGGATTTTTACATGGGGAACTGAACTCTTTAGTACTTTTACGTAATGAAAGATGGTCTATTTGCAATTCAGCTAAGAACTAGTCTAAGTCTCAAAAGTATATTGACCTAAACTGATGAAATCCTCAGGGCCTAAGAACTTCCCCCGGGATCTATTATCTGTTGAAGTGAAAATAAGGCAGATTTATTTAAAACGTTCTGGATGAGATAAAGTTTCCtctaaaatcaaacattttaccccaaatggatttttttttttttttttttttttgcaaaagaTTGTCAGTCATGAAATCTTTCAGTTTTATGTCAAGAAACACCACAGTGCCAAAACACTCTGATTTTGAAATCTTCAAAAGTCTTTACTAGTCAAGTTCCCATTTAAATATAGACAACTCCAAAGGAGCCCAATTAACCCTCCAACTCCAATAAACTCTATGAAGAGGATCAAAACCATAACATCCTCCATTAGGCATATTAAACTCTAAACTCAGCAATGGAAATAATCATCTGCCCATCCAGATTACCTAAACAGATAATAAGGAAGCCAAAACCACGCACCCAAGTAACATAACATTTCAGTGGAGCTActaggaaaagaagaaaaaaagaactagaaaaagaaagaagcattCAATCACAAAAGGCAGAAGAAAAGTAACTATAGAacgattgaaaaaaaaagcaccTGAATCACCAACCACAAGCACTCGAACCTGCCCACATAAAGGACCGCCATTCAGTTCTTTGTGCTCTCTATCACGGTCCTTCCAGaacatgttttctttcaaaccctCAAACCCGTACTCACCTCCAAAGACGAATTCAATAATTAAGTACCGTCAAAATGACACAATCTCCACGAAGAACAATTTCTGAGCATAGACACCTCTAAGTTCAATCTGAAATCCATATTACACGAGAACTAAATGCAGATCAAAGCTGAAATCGGAAAACCCATGTCGAAGCATCTCTGAAGAGAGTCGATAGTTTGTTGTAGAGAGGTAAGAGCAGAGATCTAGTTGGTGGAATCATACAAGAGCGGAGGGTTTGAAGGTtggagaagaatgaagaatgaagaatgaaGTGAGGATTAAGGATCTGGGAAATGGGCAAGGAAGTGAGATctgaaagagatgaaaagtCGAGAGTATAGTCAGATTTGAGAAGCTtgggaagaagatgaaagaagaagaagagcgATATCACCGCGCGCGTAAGAAGAGAGATGAAATGAAAACCGACGAAGGGCATTGGTGAATGTCCGTTTACAAAACGACCCTTCAtcgattattttttttaaaaaaaatatctaaccattttattttcttattttaaatattaagcttttttttctttctatttttattttaactttttttaaagatataacgaaatgtcaaaatatttacaatgtatagaacaattttaaatatgagaAAAGTTCACATGCTCATAATCTAAAGTACCACAGTTAACACGCCATAAATTGGCCACACGCACACGATTCACAATCGTGTAGattttgatacacgatcttaGGCATACGATGTTCCAAGATGCAGATGCCTCAGGATGTCAGAATTCCTCTTTTAGTTATTGAATTTTGGTCTTTAGTGGCATCGAGATGGTCCTGGATAAAAGAATTATACTTTTAACTCATTCGATCTCAGGTATACAATCCCCTGAGATACCCCATGATTAAAGAATTCTTCCTCTAGTTATTGGATCTCGAGCTTAGTGGCACCGAAATGGCCTGAGATGTAAGATTCtgcctttattttattcgatCACGAGCATACATTGTCTCGAGATGCCTCTGGATGAAAGACTTCTGCCTTTAATTCATTCGATCTCGGGCATACAATCCCCTGAGAGATGCCCTGAGATGGAAGAATTCTTCCTTTAGTTATTGGATGATCTCAGGCTTAGTGGTACCGAGATGGCTCGAGATGAAAGAATTAtgacttaattttatttgatcttGAGCATATACATTGTCTGAGATGCCTAGGATGAAAGACTTCTGACTTTAGTTATTCTATCATGTATCTTAATTGCATCGAGATGGCTCGAGattaataaatcacaaaaaaatataaatcacaAGGgcatatatgaaatttatgaaaaaatgattgCACGTCAtggtttttcttattttgttatacatgccgtaaatattttgggttttattacatttatgtaaattactcTTTATTTAACCTCGTTTGATAATcctttagtttttattaagCAATGCATTACTATTCCATCTCTAAACTCCatcttacaattttattattattgccaACATGAGCTCAACTGATCAACTGGTATATGTATGTTCCCATTCTGAAAATAAGTGGTCATGTGTTCAAATCTCACACCCCAAGTTACACTTAATAagactattttcaaatataacaaaatgaaccaacatatttacaaaatatatgcTTAGGGGTATTAACATGATCACCTTCCATTCTTCGATCAGGTTGGAGGTTTAATCTTATCTATTGAATGATCGTTACTTTGTTAccaaaaactattatttaaaaataaaaaagacattgtcatttttacatttattatcataaaaattaCTAATGACATATTCTACGGCTAATGGACTTCAAGATAATTcgatcattgatagactttgagAGTTTGATCTACAAGATCAACAAATTCTTTTTGCATTGTACTATATCTACTAATACGTGGGATCTAATTGCTCTACTTGCAAATACCTATTAATGAAAGATTACAAAGAtatgattaatatataaatttcatttagaATGAATAGGTTAAATGTTTTATTCAAGATTCAATAATACACTAGATATTATAAGTTCACAAACACAAccttaaaaaaacttaacttAGGGTTAAGTAGTTTCTATATAGACTTCAAAAAACTTAGCTACGCTTCCAAACCCTACAATCCAAACATATATGTGATTTCCATTCTCCAAAACCCCTTAAAAAATAAGTGTCTCTAGtcattatttgatttcaaacaCATGGGCTAAACATCTCCAAAGATTTTGTTCCAATCATGAAAACTAAGTTTTATTTAACCCCTTAAATGTTAATGGATGATCAATCTAGACTAACAAGGGAAACAAGCTTAATAAAAGCAAATTAATAAGTGCTAAGGGAATGAGAGAAAAGTTagtttaatttacatatatatattaaattgtcTTGATCCATCAAACCCTATATGTTGTGTCTTTCATCTACTGTCTTTATTCTTATAATATGGTTGTAAATAGTCTAAGAGGTATGAGAGCACTACCACAAAAAATGAGCTTCAATGGCACATGGATGAAAGCAAATTAAGAATGGTGGGAAAAATATCTGCCatcaaaaaaaagtttttggTCGTGTCAACGGTAACATAATGTCATCAAAGGAGGTATTACAACAATCTTTGTAGGCGTCGTTGATAGTCTTTTCTTAATTACGAGGGATACAAGGACAACGTCATACAATTTATCCGTAACCCCACTTATTAAATGACGTTGAATCCAATTTTTGTGATGGTGAGTATTTGAAATACTTCCAATCCAATGGAAATGTGCTTGCAAAGCTACTCAATTATGTCATGCTTGTCGCATGTGGACTTACATTTATTTGTATCGAGTTATGTATAGTTCAAGCAAAATCCTACCCTTAATTATGTGTCCGAAACCAAATGCCCTTATCACATTTAAACCATGGATTAAACTTAATACCTATTAAAGTTTATAAGAtcctaaattaaatacatatttttaggACTAATATAACTTAGATAAATAGAAGCAAACAACTTTTTAGTGACTCTAAAGTTTCTTGCCCTATTTATAACAACAAGAGTAAACTATGTTAGCCTATGTGATATGTTTAAGCTAACAATAATGaaacttaaattaaacttGAAGAGATGGGTCAAATTAAACCAATAGCAAAAACATTGGGTGcccttttgattttattttgaactaAACAAGGATACAACggttaagaaaataaatgactTTAATTATGGGACAATTGCAATCATGTGGCAATTCTCGAGATATTACTAAATATAACGTAGTTCATaagaatttgcaaatatagcaacgATGAAGTCTATCGGTCAATagattgaaattatatataaaacgttgctaattatttcaaaaagcTTTCACGTCTATATTTATCTATgtaaattttatacaaaatacaaaattgatcCTATACatggaaataaaaatgaacatattataatttagGGTATGTTTGGATTGACCTactaaatgattaaaaaataatgtttttaaatacttaGAAAGTCAATCTAAACCTGATCCGACAACTATATAAGTTCCGGAAAATAGGATTTGCTAGGTGGGAGTAGAGGCAGAGGTAAAGGATGGCAATTGATTGTAATACACAACGAAGGGGCTTTCATGGTTGTGAATTCCCTCATAAGTAGTAATCACATAGTTTGCATCCTCTCTGTCTCTTTccaccttcttcttcacattgCATCCTTCACTTGAACATTTATAGTAATTTCTGTATCCAAATTAAAACCATACTTTTGTATTAAtccatatgtatatatgttgtATGTTTATCATCTTTCTTTCTACttaaactaattcaaaatcgaatttacaatattatatttagattttaaagttaattctCGTGCGTTAAAAGACTTTACACCATATTAGACTTGATAACTTATTAGAAGTGTTTGAGACCAAGAATGAAATTGTGAATTTATAGGTCATAGGGTTTGAAGTTAATAatctcttgattttttttaactaaaaaaaagctATTATACTCGTGCTTATTGCatatgatttgaaaaaataataatataaatgacaaattcattgaaaatattgacaaaatatagcaaaattttaaattctattagCGATAAACTCTGAAAGACTTCTATTAATGTCTATTAATAAActgataaatttataaaaataatatataaatatttcagaTATAAATATAGCGTAGTTAATGAACCAacatatatttacaaattatagtGAAAATGCTTGAATGTGTCAACTGATCATCTAAGGTATCcctttctaaaagaaaatttatattctatcTACTATAGGTATTGATACACCATTGATAAAGGTATATCAATACTGCATTGATCGACATTGATAAAAGTCTTTCAGTGTCTATCAACACATAGTTCATTAATTAtggtatatttgaaaatgttttg
Coding sequences:
- the LOC101211931 gene encoding small GTPase LIP1, whose translation is MFWKDRDREHKELNGGPLCGQVRVLVVGDSGVGKTSLVHLIVNGSSISSPSQTIGCTVGVKHITYGNAGSSSSSIKGDAERDFFVELWDVSGHDRYKDCRSLFYSQINGVIFVHDLSQRRTKSSLQKWAVEIATIGTFSAPLGSGGPGGLPVPYIVIGNKVDIAAKEGTRGSSGNLVDVARQWVEKQGLLSFSEEIPLTESFPGGGGLLAAAKEARYDKEAVTNFFRTLIRRRYFSDSLPAAITWSVSPVPKSVQRLDDTISDEEQSYSRPSFSSETYKYNALPPLPAQRNLTPPPTLYPQQPFSASENYSLPKFALSASQEINNSSRSKRSDINV